In a single window of the Gossypium hirsutum isolate 1008001.06 chromosome D02, Gossypium_hirsutum_v2.1, whole genome shotgun sequence genome:
- the LOC107910177 gene encoding uncharacterized WD repeat-containing protein C2A9.03 encodes MSYQQGEDFYYMDEDFVDDMDEDNYGQAGGDVDADEYDMLTKVTDTTSAQARKGKDIQGIPWERLNITREKYRLTRLEQYKNYENMPSSGEAVDKEFKHIKKGGNYYEFFYNTRLIKPTILHFQLRNLVWATSKHDVYLMSNYSVMHWSSVSCNLSEILNFAGHVAPTEKHPGSLLEGFTQTQISTLAVKDNFMVAGGFQGELTFKLLDRKGVTFCTRTTYDDNAITNAIEIYDSLRGGINFMASNNDCSVREYDTERFQLLNHFQFPWPVNHTSVSPDQRLITVVGDDLDGLLVDSQNGKTVATVVGHRDYSFASAWHPDGRIFATGNQDKTCRVWDIRNLSMPVATFKGNLGAVRSIHFSSDGQFMVVAEPADFVHVYNIRAGFQKRQEIDFFGEISGVSLSPDDESLYIGIWDRTYASLLQYNKKHTYGYLDSYL; translated from the exons ATGTCCTACCAGCAAGGGGAGGATTTCTATTACATGGATGAAGATTTTGTAGATGACATGGATGAAGACAACTACGGTCAAGCTGGTGGAGATGTGGATGCTGATGAATATGACATG CTGACCAAGGTGACCGATACGACTTCTGCGCAAGCGCGGAAGGGGAAAGACATTCAGGGGATTCCGTGGGAAAGACTGAACATAACTAGAGAAAAATATAGGTTGACAAGGCTTGAGCAGTATAAGAACTATGAGAATATGCCTTCTTCCGGTGAAGCTGTTGACAAG gaatttaaacatataaagaAGGGTGGGAACTACTATGAATTCTTCTACAATACTAGATTAATTAAACCTACGATCCTTCATTTTCAG CTCAGAAACTTGGTTTGGGCTACTTCAAAGCATGATGTTTACCTTATGTCCAATTATTCGGTTATGCATTGGTCATCAGTGTCGTGTAATCTGTCCGAGATCCTTAATTTTGCTGGGCATGTGGCACCTACCGAG AAACATCCCGGAAGTTTGTTAGAAGGTTTTACACAAACTCAAATAAGCACCCTAGCAGTCAAAGACAATTTTATGGTTGCAGGAGGCTTCCAAGGAGAGCTTACTTttaag CTCTTGGACAGAAAAGGAGTAACCTTTTGTACCCGGACAACGTATGACGATAATGCAATTACAAATGCTATCGAGATATATGACAGCTTGAG GGGTGGAATTAATTTTATGGCCTCAAATAATGACTGTAGTGTGAGAGAATATGATACTGAGAGATTTCAACTTTTAAACCATTTCCAGTTCCCTTGGCCAGTAAAT CACACATCAGTCAGCCCAGATCAAAGACTTATCACTGTCGTTGGAGATGACTTGGATGGGCTGCTTGTGGATTCGCAAAATGGAAAG ACTGTAGCCACAGTGGTAGGTCATCGAGATTACTCGTTCGCATCTGCATGGCACCCAGATGGACGCATATTTGCCACGGGAAATCAGGACAAGACGTGCCGAGTATGGGACATAAGAAACCTCTCAATGCCAGTCGCTACTTTCAAAGGAAACTTAGGTGCCGTACGATCAATCCACTTTTCATCTGATGGCCAATTCATGGTTGTTGCTGAACCGGCAGATTTCGTCCATGTGTATAACATAAGGGCTGGTTTCCAGAAACGGCAAGAGATCGACTTCTTTGGTGAGATTTCGGGGGTATCTTTGAGTCCAGATGACGAGTCTCTGTATATAGGAATATGGGATAGAACTTACGCTAGTTTGCTGCAGTATAACAAAAAACACACTTATGGTTACTTAGATTCTTACCTGTGa